The Pseudopipra pipra isolate bDixPip1 chromosome Z, bDixPip1.hap1, whole genome shotgun sequence nucleotide sequence CCTGCACTACGCTGTCAGAGCATGATCTGCATCCTACCTCATCCACCTCTTGGCAAAGTAGGTACAAGACATCTCCTCAGTCCCCTGACAGGGACAGGACCTTCACTTCACAAGTTACACAGACCCCATGTGAAATAATCCAAACAGTTGTTTGCTGTATATAAGCTCAACCAGGTTAGAGACTTTTGTTTGGGTGGGATTCCATAGGCACCTGTAGTTATGTCTCTGCTTGAATAGGAGCTACATTGAAGAACAAATACTTACGAAGTAAAAAGCAGGGTGCTAGGCAGACAGACCAGCAGGCATGTCACTCACCCTACTATCTCTAATGAAGCTCTGCCTGTAAGTTTGACCTGTAACATTAGTTCAGTTCGCTACCTGTAAACAATACAGTGTGGATCACCAGTCTGCTGCTGGCCCATGTTACATTTGATGTGGTGCAAGATGAACTTGCTTGCTTTCAGGAGTGTCTTAATGCTAGTGGTGCCCCAGAGACATTATCAAGGGACAGCAGACTATTCCCAATCTTCTTTCAAGTGCTTAGCTTGCCTGCTGCATTTCCAAAAGAGAAGAACCTACCTTCTTTCCGTTCTTGTAGAACTGGAACGTTGGCATGCACTTCACATCGCAGTGTGAAGCAACATCCTGGAAGAGACAAAAAAACAATATTCTCAAGgatgttaaattaaaaaaatccactagCTTACTTCTGTTTAGGTGATAGGCAAAGCTATTACTGCTaaagataaaacaaaagcaCTTCTATTAGTCCCTCACTAGCAAAACTAGTGCAGTGCTAACATCTCTTTGAGGTAAACCTGGAAGATCCCCTCTTTGACATTTAATTCATGCAATACCAAAACCACATTGCCTACACCTACACTCTGGAGAAAAACAGCCCTCTGCATCAAAAACAGATGTGACTGTTTGGAAGGCTCAAAAGCCCTATGGCAACTCTTGTGCTTTAACCTGACATTTTTCAAGTCCATATTTGATACTGCTGGAACTGCAATACAGCAGACATTTTATTGCACTTAATTCaagatttaatttcatttttaatgaaagaggAAACAGTGCCAAGACCAGCAGAAAGACAAGACAGACCATCAGACAGTTCTGAACCAGTAGGTTTAGTGAAGATTGCATCAAAGCAGCTTAAGGCCTTAGACTAACACTCCCTCCCAAAGTAAAAGGTCAGTGTTCCCAAGTTATCTAACACATGCCATAGGACTTCAAGTGTGCTGATAACCAAGGCAGTTTGTTCTGTTCAGGtgttctctaaaaaaaaaaaaaaaaaaaaaaaaaagccaaagcccTATGTCTCATTTTTAAGTTTAAGTAAtctcttgttttgtttcagtatGTGTGAGGATATCATAAAAAGAGTTCTCCTTTGTCACTTGTGTGGAACTCCATAGCTATCCTCCCTCAGCACCACCCCAGACCTTACCTGGGCATCATCCACATCAATTTCTATGAACACCACATCGCCATACTTCTCACCCAAGctctaaaatgaaataaataaaaaactatGCAGTTACACTGTTCCAGgaaagctttcttttaaaagacaCATTCATATACATTGTAAGGCTGGTGTTGCTTAACCCCCCATTGAAATATGCCTTGTTACCATAAAGCAGCTGTTTTACTGACCAGagcaaaaatttcttttctgctccAGATTCTTTCTGGAGTAGCCTGTTGAGACTTCTTCAAACGTACTCCCCACCAAGACTCAAATATCCCAAGACACAGGTGAAAAGCCTGCCCTTGCAGCCTTCAGCTGATCACCAAAAGATGATTCAGCTTATCTTACACTTCACCAGGAGACGATACTGCCACCTAAACACAGCTGGAGTAATTTCATAACTGTGTACAGAAGGATAAGTATTGTTTCCTCTCTGTATCTCACTCTTGAGACAATGCAACTGGCAGGTCCCTATggatctgaaattcatgtaagCATTAGGACAGCTAAACCACACTTTAGCTCCCAGCTATACTGAAGAAGGTCAGTCTACTTAAGCTGATAGTTTTAATAGTAGATACTTCTGCAACTTCTCcctttttccagaaaatgcTGGCAATCACACGTGGCAAAAGGTACTTTCCTCTGTGTTATTGTCAAGCAACACAAAaacatttatatacaatttaatgcagaaataaaaaaagaagaactaCTCACATGGAAAAAAGGCTTGATCATTTTGCATGGTCCACACCATGTAGCAGAGAAATCGACTACAATAAGCTTCTCGCCAGCAGATTTCAGTTCCGCCTCAAATTCAGtctacaaacaaacaaaaaaacccacacataatttcccccttcctttcctaAAGGATGTAGATCTCAATGCTTGCTAGCTCTTAGCCCTAACACATTATGGTAGCTCTTTAAACACTTAACTGGGTTATTTGTACCATCATGTAAGGGCTTCAGTATGAATTGCTTTCATCAGTGCTAGCATCAGCCAGTATCTTATGAGTCTTAAATTAGAAAACTACCACAATGCTCAGTCTAACTCACTGAATTGTGGAAACATAAGCTAGAAATTCTCTAGTTACAATGCTTAGCTCTGATAGCTCTGTGTTATCCCCAAAATGTGATCCTTACAGtttttaataattcattttctcatttctgtctTGGAAGGAAGacttccattttcttctgaGACAGTTTCCTCTGCAGAATTTGAAAAGGACACAGACACAAACCTTCATACACTCCTCCAGTTTGATGTTTTTTCCAATCAACCGCTAACACTAAAATGATGTTGAGTGGTTTACTCTACAGCATATTTTCCAAAGCAATCTCACAggacatttatttattttgccaagTGAACCCACATGTAACATCACTACCTAAAGCAATGCTACACATACAGTCTACAGAAGTAAACACCCAATACTTAATTCAGAGTCTTCAAGTCTGTGTGTTGCACTTAGTCACACCAATCATTTCTGGACAAAGTTCCTTGGAATTCAGCATCATTACATGCCATTACTCATGTTTTCTGGTCAAAAAGTGGatgtttttaatagaaatgaAAGATGTTAAAAGCAATAAATACTCGCATGCTATCAAGAGGCAAACAAGTATCTCACGCAGAAGCAGAAAGTGCTGATTAACTAATTCCTGACAGTgtctttttcaaagaaattacAAGCCACCATAACAATTTTCAGCTTTGTTCTCATGGCAGTCAAGCTTCAGGAGAGCTGTTAATATAAACTTCATTTCAGATTATGTACACAAAAGACAGCTGCTTTACTCCCCCAGCTTAACAGAAAAAGGCGCTGGAGTTCTATCAGCAACAGCTAACTGAAAACAATGTGGTTACTCCCAGATACACACAGTAGTTTGTTTTGCAGTGCAGGAGCTAATTAATTAAGATCAGCTTCTGCAATCAGTCACAATAAGTCAACACTTGATTCTAGTAGGCTATTCCTCCCATTATAGAATGCCATGCAGGTGAGGAGTCAAGAGTGCACGCGGTCAGACTGGACATGAGTATATTTAACAAGCAAGCAGAGGTCCTGCATGAGCATTCTTACATATAATCAATCCTATGTGAAAATCTTCACAACTTCCTGTAACTTCACATAGAATTATTATGTCTCCCTGTTAACAGACTTTTCCCCTCCCCATGTAGTTCTCTTCAGAGGCACAGGCTCCATTGATGTTGGTTCTTCCATCCTTGCATCTTGGACAGTCACAGTCTACTCTGCTACAAGATCAGTAGTAACACTGCACACCACCTACTCTTAttctgaaagaaatggaaacagtTAAGTTTTCCCGCCTCCCTACATCACCCCACTCCTGTACTGACACAGTACACATTCCTGCGCCCCAATTCCAAAAGCATCCCATTCCCACCAACAGTGTTTAATGTCCCTGTATACAGCAATCCATGGTAGCTGTTCCCTGCAGCTACTTACACCATAAGGTCCTCAATCAAACCTCACTCTTTTGGCCTTGGAATCCTACTACTGATTTTTGGTATAGCTTCACACACCTCTGCACTGTAAATTCACCAGCTCTTTACAGATTCCACTTTCTGCACCTACCAGTTAGACCATCCTCTTTTAACCCTTAAGTCTTCTAATCGGCTACATAATTACTGTATTCTGATAAAGGAAGCCCAGCACTGGGATGTGTTCTTCATATGCCCACGTACCTCATGTTTGCCACTGCACAGAACACAGGAAAAGTGGGAAGGCATGATAACTACAGTCAGTCACACACCATTCACCACTGGTGACCTGGTCCTGACTACAAATCAGATGTCACCCTGCAAGTCATCTCTAGTATCAGCTAAAATTGCTGTGGGAGTGAAAAGAGATGCTGGGTCCAAAGGCGTTACCCTTCCAAGttaaaaagatattaaaactAGTGAGACGTTCTGGAGGTTTTGCCAGAGAACTTAATTTCCCTGGAGAAAAGAACACAGTAGAGGGGCAAAGAAGCTGTTTGACCTGTCCAACTGACTTCTATAGTTGTCTTTTGTGTTAACTGTGAAGTTACAAGTTTTCATATGAAAAACCAAATAATCTGTAACCAGAAGAGGAACCTCGCACCATGAGACCATTTTGTCACACTATTAGAGGATCTTACAGCTTTGTTAACCAGCAATTTCTCCCCCTTACTGGGGGAAGCCTCAGCTAGCCAGCTGGTCagttttgcctttatttttcttcctacaaCCTCCCTGTGCATAGACAAGACTTCATTGGCTTGTATTGTCCTCCAGCAGAAAAGCACATGCTGCATTCAGCAAACATGTTGGTAGCAGGCATCTGTTGCCAAGGGCCAAGCAAGAGAAAAAGCTCTAATAATGAAAGCCTCTAGTGCATCAGAGATTCCCAGCACCAGGTAATGCCTCCAAATAGAGGCTAGTGGCCACAGATGGTGCTGAAAGGAGTCTCCTGCTTTCAGCAATAGGTAAAATAGGTCCACGCTATCTGGCAGATTTGATTAAAACTTAgttaaaaacattctttttaacTCATATCAAGTCACCCTTGAACCTGGATTAACCTAGTCATCAGCTGACTGGTTACTATATAATTCAgcggggtttttttgtaaatacaGAAGCTAGCATAAACAGACTGAAAGTTCAACTGCCTGAACACTCTAGCAGATATGACGTCTAGAACTATCACCTGTAGCTGAAGCTGCaagttttcagtatttcctttaatttaaataacaaGAGAGGCATCTAGTACAAAGAGGAAAGCTTTGGCAGCATCAGCTTTTTAAGTTTATACACCCCATTAGCTTCTGCTGTAAGAGGCATTATGTCCCACAGGCAAACCCCCTTACAAGTTAGAGTACTCACACATCTCAATGATACATACAAACCAACCCAAGTGCAGCTCTTCTGCACTAGCAGGTACTCCAGAGGGACCACCCTGAAAGTACCCATTCTGTAGAAGCTAGTCAGTTTCTGAAGAGGTATGTAGGGAAAGGGGCCACATCTAGCTATCTGTCACATCCACACTGCTTTACAGACATCACTCACAGAAGCTCTTGCAGATAGTAGAAGAACGGGTTTTCCCCTTTGTATCAGAGAAGAATGCGAACCTGCTTTACTGAAAGCCAGAATTAATCCAGAAATCCCAGCTGCACTGTACTTGAATACTCTATGTGATGCTGATGTTAAAACCTTGTTGTCAGCATGACTGTTGAATCTGCACTCTCCATGGATGAGCAACAAAACTGTGCTTTAAACTACAGCAGACTATTAATCAATGATCATAGCTAAGAGGACAGTGGAAGCCTAATTAATTTAGAGCAGGTTCTTCCTCCAAAGTCAAGTTTATTGACTTGCCATTTTTAAGCTGTTCCTGCCTATAACAAAAACCTCCAACCTTACTCAAAGTTTGCCCCTCCTGTACCTCCAtaaacagagaaagggaaaggggggaaaggtGTGAGCCAGAACAACAATTTCAGATTGAGTTCACATACCATTCCATCTCCAGGACCTGAATTATGAGGCATGTCATTTATCTTAAGGAGCTTCTTTTGTGCACAGGTTTTTGAGCTGGGGTCACAAGTCTTAGTTTGTATATTCATGTGTAAGATGTTAACACCTTCAGAGTCCAGTGGGGGAGGTTTGACATGCTTTTCATTTATGAATGGAACTGACTGTAGAAGAGCACAGCCTAGATGACTAACTTGGATGCCAAACAGCATCACTTACAGACACCTCAAAATGAGATTAAACTGACACATCAACCAAAGTTCAAGTTCAAAATGCAAGACTAGTCCAACAAGACTTTTCCTGAAATGAAGAGTTCACAAAGTTTtcatgaagaatattttttgaGACTTGGGTTCATAAGTTAGAGCTAACAAATACTCTATTGTTGTCCATCAACCACATCAGCTGCTGTGCACAAGACCACATGCTATTTCATCACCAGCACAGCATTCTCCATGTGTTGGTTTAGGCTTTATTACTATTCTGTATCTCAGAGCCACAGACGTATTTTTATTCACAGAACCATTTAAACAGTGACGTGCTGCATTAGCATACTAAAAACGTCAGACAGCACCATAGCAAGGGAAATACTTCTCATAGCAGCAACTCCTGTTTTTTGAGTACGGGAATGGGCTCTAGCAGGTCCTTTCAAGTCAAGAAAACTGGATTCATGTTTTCCTTGAACTCCTACCCGGAAACACACAAGAACGTAGGACAATCTCTACTAGAAGGTCGCCTGGTCCCCTACACACTAGCAGTACATAAGGCAATCCAGGACTTCTGAATGAGGGTACTGTATCACAGAAacaattaggttggaaaagatctctgagattATCGAGTTCAAcctatgacccaacaccaccttgttaactagaccatggcactaagggctACGTCcactttccttaaacacctccaagcgatggtgactccaccacctccctgggcagcctacTCCagtgtctaatcaccctttctgtgaagaaattcctcttaatgtccaacctaaacctcccttggtaCAGCTTAAGACTACGTCCTCTCCTTCTGTTGCTGTTGTCCCCGTTACCCGCTTGAAAAACAGAACCTTTTCGTTAAGATTTTAAAGGACGGTGAGCGACAAACCTGTCGTAGCGTGGAATTAcatcatctccctcctctttccgATTCCCTGAAGTCTCGGGTCGCGCAGTTATTTGACCCCTCCCTGTGGTCTGACCGAGCCCCCCGCCGCGATTTCCCCGCTTTCCCGCCGAGTGGGCTCCGCCTGCCCGGGCGGCACACGCGCTATCACTGCCATCTCCCGCAGGCCAAGGCCTCTCgggagcccagggcaggagaaCGGGGTCCCCCGCTCGGCGAGCTGCCCCCGGCAGCGCTCCCGCCCCGCTCACCCTCCCGCCGGGAAGGGGATGCTCGCCCCACCACGCTCCTCTCTCACGGCGAAAGGACGTGGCCGCCTCGCCCATCGGACTCACCAGGCTGCCCACGCTCTTCACCATGGTGAcggctggggaaggagggtcGCTGGCTTAAAGGCAAGAGGCCAAGGCTCCGCGCTGGCTCTCCGTGTGCTCCCGCCGCGCTCGGGCCGCCCCAGCTCTACTCCCGCGCCGCCCCGGCTGCCCCTTATATGCCCGGTGTCGCGCCGCGCATGCGCCGCGCCGGCCCTCGCctccctccccgctcccccctccccgccccatGGCGCCGAGGGATCCCCGGGATGGGGGAGCGGGACGGGCCCCACGGTGGGGGGGAGCTGGCGGAGGACACGGGCCCAACTCCGCCCGCCTTCCCGCCCGGCGGAGCCCCGGCAGGGAGTGGGGAGTGCA carries:
- the LOC135407146 gene encoding thioredoxin, which codes for MVKSVGSLTEFEAELKSAGEKLIVVDFSATWCGPCKMIKPFFHSLGEKYGDVVFIEIDVDDAQDVASHCDVKCMPTFQFYKNGKKVQEFSGANKEKLEETIKSLV